The region ATCATCCTTGCACATGTTGAATGTTGACTGGGCAATGTGGTGGGCGGCATCTCCAACACAGTAAGCCGGCACGGTTACAATGTTGCCGTAATGCACACCGTCATCCATCGCCTCTTTAACTGCCCCTCTCATTCTGTTCTTGTATTCGCTCATGTATTTTCTCACATCGAAGCTCTCATGACCGTGCTCGTCCATCAGCCTTGCCTGAGCTTCAATTGGCTGATCGTAAACAAGCTTGATCATCTCAATTTCCTTCTTTATCGCATCGCTCAGTGTTGCGCCCTTTTCGATCTCGTTTGTGAAAACCCCTCCAAAGCCGTAGGAGGTGTTCATGCCCCACGACTTCGAGGCAAGGATTGCCTGGGCATGCTCCTTCGGTATGTCCACCGTTTTTAAAATTCTGTTCACGATGTTGCTTGTGCTTCCCGGTATGAGGGCGAAGTCCACAACACAGGTTGGGCCGTAGAACCCGCCATATCTCCTGACGACCTCCAGCCCTATCAGGGCTTCGGCTTTCCCTATGGCCTCAATAAACTTATCGACACTCTTTCTGAAGCTCTCATCTTCCTCGTACAGGATTTCGAGAATTGCCGGCGTCTGATAATGCTCCACGAACGGATCGTCTTCCGGCCTTACGGTCTTTGTCAGACTTCTCAAAATTTCGAAGTGGGCATTCACGCTGTCCACGTGCAGTCTTATTACTGCCTTGCTCTGGTTTCCGACAGCCTTCATGTTGTTTACCGCATCTACATACGGCTTTACATCGTCTATAACAAACTCTCCTCCTCTCTTCTCCTTAATCACGTTCACATCCGCCCACTGGGCGGCGATGGCCTCTTCGACCATCTTTTCAATGACTTCCTTCATCTAATCACCGAAATAATATAATCATTAATGATAAATATATACTCTGGTTGACAAATCTACCCTTTGTGCGTGGAAATGTCAACGCTCATTGTTAAATATGATTAAGTTGACATATACACCATGTATCTCGCAAAAATCAGGGTGAATCAGCACACCTGTTCTCTCGCAGTTGCCACGTCAATGGGCAACGCAACAATTGAACTTCTTGAATATATTCTTTTGAATGACGATGAGGCTCTGTTTCTCGGAAGGATAACGAGAATGGACGGAGATCCGAGCAAGTGCTTCAATGCGATAGAAAATCACCCCAGCACAAGATTTTTTCAGATTCTTGAAAAGACCAAGACGAACCTGGACTTCCTTGCAGTTATACGGGATACAACCGGCATCAAAGCATTTGAAGAATCATACTGCTTCATAAAGCCACCCATCATCGTTGAAGGGGGTTCAAAACTGTACACGGTTTACGCTCCTGAACTCAAGTTTCTCAGGAATGCCTATGAAAAGCTGAGGAAAGTCGGCAACTGGGAAGTCCTCGAGGTCAGGAGCATAATCGGTGAAAAGGGTGAGACTCTTACTGAAAGACAGTATGCGGTGCTGAAGGCAGCGTATGAAATGGGATATTTCGACAGAAAGCGAAAGGTAACACTTGAGGATATTGCCACCGCCTTAAACGTATCCAAGAGTGCAGTGCACAAGCACATCCAGGAGGGGCTTTGTAAGATAATTTCAAGATATTTTGCGGAGACTGAGTAAACGTTAAAAATTCCGAGCATTAAGCGGTTAATCTGGATGAACAGCAGGTTAAAAGAAGTACTTGAAAAGCTCGGTATCAGGGAACTGAACGAACTGCAGAGAATGTCCTATTCTGAGATAACTGGTGGTAAAAACTGCCTGATTATTGCACCAACCGGGAGCGGGAAGACTGAAGCTGCTGTGATACCCCTCATTGAAAAGATCTATGAGGAAAATCTTCCGGGTATGGCCCTACTTTACATCACTCCCCTCAGAGCTCTGAACAGGGACATGCTCAGGAGGATTGAACAGATTGCAAGAGAGCTTGGAATAAGCATAGCCGTAAGACATGGTGATACTGGGGAGGGAGAGAGGCGGAGGCAGTCCCTCAAGCCGCCTCAGATTCTCATAACCACACCGGAGACGTTTCAGCTACTGTTTCTCGGAAAAAATTTGAGGAAAGCCCTGAAGAACGTAAAATTTGTAGTTCTTGATGAGGTTCACGAGTTTGCTGACAGCGAGAGGGGAGTTCAGCTATCTGTCGCTCTT is a window of Geoglobus acetivorans DNA encoding:
- a CDS encoding DUF2193 family protein, with translation MKEVIEKMVEEAIAAQWADVNVIKEKRGGEFVIDDVKPYVDAVNNMKAVGNQSKAVIRLHVDSVNAHFEILRSLTKTVRPEDDPFVEHYQTPAILEILYEEDESFRKSVDKFIEAIGKAEALIGLEVVRRYGGFYGPTCVVDFALIPGSTSNIVNRILKTVDIPKEHAQAILASKSWGMNTSYGFGGVFTNEIEKGATLSDAIKKEIEMIKLVYDQPIEAQARLMDEHGHESFDVRKYMSEYKNRMRGAVKEAMDDGVHYGNIVTVPAYCVGDAAHHIAQSTFNMCKDDVVMAVIEAVSNVMESTLRANLDRFTSEYQPLTLATGSTAVATEYILELDGFNAPMIVDLLTKRYHNYVQLYPTRSGAAELHNHDFMDMIYRGWKYLDKARRDRNGLSDKLVPKVSGFEVNLDPIHENEVLMNPQRYAYPGCAISVRFSALMRLADYPCLLTSEPVTATMMTNIIALHKDTPASPARVCKDCATAALVDSRHAYCQWREAV
- a CDS encoding helix-turn-helix domain-containing protein; protein product: MYLAKIRVNQHTCSLAVATSMGNATIELLEYILLNDDEALFLGRITRMDGDPSKCFNAIENHPSTRFFQILEKTKTNLDFLAVIRDTTGIKAFEESYCFIKPPIIVEGGSKLYTVYAPELKFLRNAYEKLRKVGNWEVLEVRSIIGEKGETLTERQYAVLKAAYEMGYFDRKRKVTLEDIATALNVSKSAVHKHIQEGLCKIISRYFAETE